In Paenarthrobacter sp. GOM3, a single window of DNA contains:
- a CDS encoding nitrilase family protein: protein MPHDSQPTLRASAVQFEAVPDRPDLNLETIRRLATAAAAEGTQLIAFPEMCLIGYWHLRRHTPKRLAELAEAEGGPSIRAVQELALELGVGIGVGYLEVDGDGRLFNSYTVCLPDGALHTHRKIHAFEHESIESGSQFTVFDTPWGIKIGILICWDNNLVENVRATALLGATVLLAPHQTGGTNSRSPRGMKPIPVGLWENRAADPAALEAAFRGPHGREWLMRWLPSRAHDNGLFIVFSNGVGPDDDEIRTGNAMIIDPYGAIIAETWIAGEAIVTADLDLGLVPLSTGRRWIRGRRPELYATLTQRQGHELEARAARFSQRPVETP from the coding sequence ATGCCCCATGATTCACAGCCCACACTTCGCGCCTCGGCCGTGCAGTTCGAAGCGGTACCGGACCGCCCGGACCTTAACCTTGAGACCATTCGCCGGCTGGCGACCGCTGCTGCAGCCGAGGGAACACAATTGATCGCGTTTCCCGAAATGTGCCTGATCGGCTACTGGCATCTTCGAAGGCACACGCCGAAACGTTTGGCCGAGCTTGCCGAGGCTGAGGGTGGTCCGAGCATCCGTGCCGTCCAGGAACTCGCCCTTGAGCTGGGCGTCGGCATCGGCGTCGGCTACCTCGAGGTGGACGGCGACGGTCGACTCTTCAACTCCTACACGGTATGCCTTCCCGACGGGGCCCTCCACACGCACCGGAAAATCCATGCCTTCGAACACGAGTCCATCGAAAGCGGCTCCCAATTCACTGTCTTCGACACGCCCTGGGGCATCAAGATCGGAATCCTGATCTGTTGGGACAACAACCTCGTCGAAAACGTCCGGGCGACAGCCCTCCTGGGTGCAACAGTTCTCCTGGCCCCCCACCAAACCGGCGGCACCAACTCACGGAGCCCACGGGGAATGAAACCGATCCCTGTCGGGCTGTGGGAAAACCGGGCAGCAGATCCCGCAGCACTTGAGGCGGCATTCCGCGGACCCCACGGACGCGAATGGCTGATGCGCTGGCTGCCTTCCCGCGCCCACGACAACGGCCTTTTCATCGTCTTCAGCAACGGCGTGGGCCCAGACGATGACGAGATCCGCACGGGTAACGCAATGATCATCGACCCCTATGGCGCCATCATCGCCGAAACCTGGATCGCAGGCGAAGCGATCGTTACCGCCGACCTGGACCTCGGCCTTGTGCCTCTTTCAACCGGCCGCCGATGGATACGGGGCCGCCGACCAGAGCTCTACGCCACCCTGACCCAACGGCAAGGACATGAGCTCGAGGCCCGAGCCGCGCGATTCTCACAACGCCCTGTCGAGACCCCGTAG
- a CDS encoding SIMPL domain-containing protein, with protein MKRTITVTGNGSAKAAPDLVTLTLGVETRRETAGKAYDDAGKAAAAVASALREAGVAGVDLRTSGLNLRADIAWVEGHGQKVTAYVASTTLHVGIRSQADAPAAIAAAVAAGGDDIRINGIEQGFVDTAPITARAQEAAWQDALARAEHYATLAGAGLGAVRSIAQQPVPGTPIPVGGMVRASFATEALPVEAGESSVPASVTVEWELL; from the coding sequence ATGAAGCGAACCATCACCGTCACCGGCAACGGCAGCGCCAAGGCTGCCCCCGACCTGGTCACGCTGACTCTCGGTGTGGAGACCCGCCGCGAGACTGCGGGAAAAGCATACGACGACGCCGGGAAAGCGGCCGCCGCTGTCGCTTCGGCTCTGCGGGAAGCCGGCGTCGCAGGCGTTGACTTGCGAACGAGTGGCCTGAACCTCCGTGCCGACATCGCATGGGTGGAGGGGCACGGCCAGAAGGTGACCGCCTACGTCGCTTCCACCACCCTCCATGTGGGCATCCGCTCCCAGGCAGATGCCCCGGCTGCCATCGCTGCCGCGGTTGCGGCCGGTGGTGACGACATCAGAATCAACGGCATCGAGCAGGGCTTCGTGGACACGGCGCCCATCACTGCCCGGGCTCAGGAGGCTGCCTGGCAGGACGCCCTGGCCCGGGCGGAGCACTACGCCACCCTGGCAGGCGCCGGGCTCGGAGCTGTTCGATCCATTGCCCAGCAACCAGTTCCCGGCACCCCCATTCCCGTCGGCGGAATGGTCCGAGCGTCCTTTGCCACGGAAGCGCTTCCGGTGGAGGCCGGGGAATCGTCCGTTCCTGCCTCTGTCACGGTGGAGTGGGAACTTCTTTAG
- a CDS encoding Rv2578c family radical SAM protein, whose amino-acid sequence MRWDAQALSPARGLASDNTGNTLPGPAPAMEALLPLAGLVRSVSTPEFSGVTFHEVTAKSVLNKVPSGSAMPFEWTVNPYRGCSHACVYCFARKSHTYLEFDAGRDFDSQVVVKINAAEVLRKELAKPSWQRHQVALGTNTDPYQRAEGRYALMPGIIRALADSGTPFSILTKGTLLARDIPLLKHAATQVPVDLGISLAMTNEDLAELIEPGTPSPRARLKLIARLRDAGLGCGVMAMPILPWLTDSDAALDALFTELAKAGATGVTAGALYLKPGTREWYMNWLAAQHPELVGKYRRLYGQGSYASKEYRSWLAGRINFFKAKHGFSGSSGFSHRNARPADDSATPSEANAASPLPGQEPLF is encoded by the coding sequence ATGAGATGGGACGCACAAGCACTTTCACCGGCACGTGGGTTGGCGTCCGATAACACCGGCAACACGCTTCCCGGCCCTGCCCCGGCCATGGAGGCGCTGCTGCCGCTTGCCGGGCTTGTGCGTTCCGTCTCGACACCCGAATTCTCCGGAGTCACCTTCCATGAGGTCACCGCAAAGTCAGTGCTCAACAAGGTGCCTTCCGGTTCGGCCATGCCCTTCGAGTGGACGGTGAATCCCTACCGCGGCTGCAGCCACGCCTGCGTCTACTGCTTTGCCCGCAAGAGCCACACCTACTTGGAATTCGACGCCGGCCGGGACTTCGATTCGCAGGTGGTGGTCAAGATCAACGCCGCGGAGGTCCTCCGCAAGGAGCTGGCCAAGCCTTCCTGGCAACGACACCAAGTTGCCCTCGGCACCAACACGGACCCCTATCAAAGGGCCGAAGGCCGTTATGCGCTCATGCCGGGGATCATCAGGGCATTGGCGGATTCCGGAACACCTTTCTCGATCCTGACCAAAGGCACACTGCTGGCCCGGGACATCCCCTTGCTCAAGCATGCGGCAACCCAGGTTCCCGTGGACCTCGGCATCTCCCTTGCCATGACCAACGAAGACCTTGCAGAGCTCATTGAACCCGGGACACCCTCCCCCCGTGCGCGGCTGAAACTCATAGCACGCCTCCGCGACGCCGGCCTGGGATGCGGGGTCATGGCGATGCCCATCCTGCCCTGGCTGACGGATTCCGATGCTGCCCTCGATGCCCTGTTCACCGAACTTGCCAAGGCGGGTGCCACGGGAGTCACAGCCGGAGCCCTTTACCTCAAACCGGGGACGCGGGAATGGTACATGAACTGGCTGGCCGCGCAGCATCCCGAATTGGTGGGTAAATACCGCCGCCTGTACGGCCAGGGTTCCTACGCTTCGAAGGAATACCGCAGCTGGCTTGCAGGCAGGATCAATTTCTTCAAGGCCAAGCACGGCTTCAGTGGAAGCTCGGGATTCAGCCACCGGAATGCCCGCCCCGCCGACGATTCGGCAACTCCTTCCGAGGCCAACGCTGCCTCGCCGTTGCCAGGACAAGAGCCGCTTTTCTGA
- the pheT gene encoding phenylalanine--tRNA ligase subunit beta produces MRIPLSWLREFAQVPAEATAEDVMADLVKVGFEEEEVHRPTDELSGPIVVGQVLSLVKEPQSNGKTINWCQVRVVPEGQEQTLTGEGIDPSGVQGIICGAHNFVEGDKVVVTLPGAVLPGNFRISARKTYGHLSAGMIASVRELGIGDDHDGILVLSRIGLDPEIGTDAMELLGLYDQAAEINVTPDRGYAFSIRGVAREYAHATGTSFVDPASKVNAPATLQGGYGVKLNDDAPIYGKPGCDRFVARTVRGVDASRPTPPWMSSRLRLAGIRSISLPVDISNYVMLELGQPNHCYDLDKLSGDIVVRRAVAGEKITTLDDKERTLDVEDLLITDDSGAIGIAGVMGGAHTEVSDSTTNILVEAAHFDEVSIARSRRRHKLPSEASKRFERGVDWHVANVAAQRVVDLLVELAGGTADEAGTDVGTAPDAVTIELPAEFAAARIGIDFTEEQITTSLVDLGATVEKTSSGYVVTAPSWRNDLETKEDLSEEIARLVGYDNIPSTLPVAPPGRGLSRSQQQKRRVVQALADAGLTEVLSYPFVSKAANDTFGVAEEGAERPALKLANPISEENGYLRTSILPGLIEVARRNHSRGFRDLALYEAGSVFLPGEKLGTESIPPLGVKPTEEVLDALYDGVPHQPLHVGAVLTGHDSPAAATHQPRAWDWADALDIARLISDVLGVELVVSQGSHQAFHPGRAAELSLRNGDVVGYAGELHPKLLAAHDMPARSVALEVNVEALFEAAADVIVAKHISGFPVATQDVALVVPQDVPADQVLAALREGAGELLEDVALFDVYVGPGIDDGKKSLAFGLRFRADDRTLTADEASEARASAVAVAAERFGAVQR; encoded by the coding sequence GTGCGTATCCCACTTTCCTGGCTGCGTGAATTCGCGCAGGTTCCGGCCGAAGCTACGGCCGAAGACGTGATGGCCGACCTGGTCAAGGTCGGCTTTGAAGAAGAAGAAGTCCACCGTCCCACGGACGAACTCAGCGGCCCGATCGTGGTAGGCCAGGTCCTGAGCCTGGTCAAGGAGCCGCAATCCAACGGCAAGACCATCAACTGGTGCCAGGTCCGCGTGGTTCCGGAGGGACAGGAGCAGACCCTCACCGGCGAGGGCATCGACCCCTCCGGCGTGCAGGGCATCATCTGCGGCGCCCACAACTTTGTTGAGGGCGACAAAGTGGTTGTCACCCTGCCAGGTGCTGTCCTGCCCGGGAACTTCCGGATCTCAGCGCGCAAAACCTATGGTCACCTCTCTGCCGGCATGATCGCGTCGGTGCGCGAGCTGGGCATCGGCGACGACCATGACGGCATCCTGGTACTTTCCCGCATTGGCCTGGACCCGGAAATCGGTACGGACGCCATGGAGCTGCTGGGCCTGTACGACCAGGCAGCGGAAATCAACGTCACCCCGGACCGCGGGTATGCGTTCTCCATCCGTGGAGTTGCCCGCGAGTACGCGCACGCCACGGGAACCTCGTTCGTGGACCCGGCTTCAAAGGTCAACGCGCCGGCCACCCTCCAAGGCGGGTACGGCGTCAAGCTCAACGATGACGCCCCCATTTACGGTAAGCCGGGATGCGACCGCTTCGTGGCCCGTACGGTCCGGGGCGTGGACGCTTCGCGCCCCACCCCGCCGTGGATGTCCTCGCGCCTTCGCCTGGCCGGCATCCGCTCCATCTCGCTGCCTGTCGATATCTCCAACTACGTCATGCTGGAGCTCGGCCAGCCGAACCACTGCTACGACCTCGACAAGCTTTCGGGCGACATCGTGGTCCGCCGTGCCGTGGCGGGGGAGAAGATCACCACCCTCGACGACAAAGAGCGCACGCTCGACGTCGAGGACCTGCTGATCACCGATGACTCCGGGGCAATTGGCATTGCCGGCGTGATGGGTGGCGCTCACACGGAGGTGTCGGACTCCACCACCAACATCCTGGTGGAAGCCGCGCACTTCGACGAAGTTTCCATTGCGCGGTCGCGTCGCCGCCACAAGTTGCCGTCCGAGGCCTCCAAACGGTTTGAACGTGGCGTTGACTGGCATGTGGCCAACGTCGCCGCGCAGCGCGTCGTGGACCTCCTGGTGGAACTTGCCGGTGGGACCGCAGATGAGGCCGGGACCGACGTCGGTACCGCGCCGGATGCGGTGACCATCGAGTTGCCCGCAGAATTCGCCGCTGCCCGAATCGGCATTGACTTCACGGAAGAGCAGATCACCACGTCCTTGGTGGACCTCGGCGCAACCGTGGAGAAGACTTCTTCCGGGTACGTGGTGACTGCTCCGAGCTGGCGCAATGACCTCGAAACCAAGGAAGACCTGTCCGAGGAAATCGCTCGTTTGGTGGGCTACGACAACATCCCGTCTACCCTTCCCGTGGCGCCTCCCGGCCGTGGCTTGAGCCGCAGCCAGCAGCAGAAGCGTCGTGTTGTCCAGGCGCTGGCGGACGCAGGCCTCACCGAGGTGCTGTCCTACCCGTTCGTTTCCAAGGCCGCCAATGACACCTTCGGTGTTGCGGAGGAAGGCGCGGAACGTCCGGCACTGAAGCTGGCAAACCCGATCAGCGAGGAGAACGGCTACCTCCGTACGTCCATCCTCCCTGGCCTCATTGAGGTAGCGCGCCGCAACCACTCGCGCGGTTTCCGCGACCTTGCACTGTACGAAGCAGGTTCGGTCTTCCTCCCGGGTGAAAAGCTCGGCACGGAGTCCATCCCGCCGTTGGGCGTCAAGCCAACCGAAGAGGTGCTTGATGCGCTGTACGACGGCGTCCCGCACCAGCCGCTGCACGTCGGCGCTGTCCTGACGGGTCACGACTCGCCGGCTGCCGCAACGCACCAGCCCCGCGCCTGGGACTGGGCTGACGCTTTGGATATCGCCCGCCTCATTTCCGACGTTCTTGGCGTTGAATTGGTCGTCAGCCAGGGTAGCCACCAGGCGTTCCACCCGGGGCGTGCCGCGGAACTCTCCCTGCGCAACGGCGATGTGGTGGGTTACGCCGGAGAGCTCCACCCGAAGCTTCTGGCAGCACACGACATGCCTGCCCGGTCTGTGGCGCTGGAAGTCAATGTTGAGGCATTGTTCGAAGCCGCTGCCGACGTGATTGTCGCCAAGCACATTTCCGGGTTCCCTGTTGCGACGCAGGACGTTGCCTTGGTTGTCCCGCAGGACGTGCCGGCAGATCAGGTTTTGGCTGCCCTGCGCGAAGGCGCAGGTGAACTCCTTGAGGATGTCGCCTTGTTCGACGTTTACGTGGGGCCCGGCATCGATGATGGTAAGAAGTCGCTGGCCTTCGGCCTGCGTTTCCGCGCCGACGACCGCACGCTGACTGCCGATGAGGCGTCAGAAGCACGCGCATCCGCCGTCGCAGTTGCCGCTGAGCGCTTCGGAGCTGTCCAGCGCTGA
- a CDS encoding trypsin-like serine peptidase: MKKHNVALLVGAAVMALTSSLGGAAVASELTPQPPAAEVQPVSHTVDKAQTSGSAASPLADRYAIAAPTKNGGYSTDSVIGADGRVRITNTTAAPNRSIVQIEFNGGYICSGSLISDDTVLTAGHCVHTGGTGSTADYSWGVKVAPGRNGSTDPYGTCGATQLLTDQRWIDSANTNADWGVIKLDCTIGNTTGWLNYTGTTTSLNGTTATVRGYPGDKAFGTMWSMTGTIDSSATEKVYYKMDTYGGQSGAPVYNSSNTIVAIHTNGGSSNSGTRITPTLANYLTSVK, translated from the coding sequence ATGAAAAAGCACAACGTTGCTTTGCTTGTCGGGGCTGCAGTCATGGCTTTGACGTCCTCGCTTGGCGGAGCCGCAGTCGCGTCAGAGTTGACGCCCCAGCCCCCGGCCGCCGAGGTCCAGCCCGTATCCCACACGGTGGATAAGGCGCAGACGTCCGGCTCCGCTGCATCCCCTTTGGCTGACCGTTATGCAATCGCCGCGCCCACCAAGAATGGTGGATACTCCACGGACTCGGTCATCGGCGCTGATGGCCGGGTGCGCATCACCAACACCACGGCGGCGCCCAACCGTTCCATCGTGCAGATTGAATTCAATGGCGGTTACATCTGTTCCGGCTCCCTCATCTCCGACGACACCGTGCTGACCGCTGGGCACTGTGTCCACACGGGCGGCACGGGTTCCACAGCTGATTACTCCTGGGGGGTCAAAGTAGCGCCGGGCCGGAATGGATCGACCGACCCTTACGGTACCTGTGGTGCTACCCAACTCCTCACGGACCAGCGTTGGATCGACTCTGCCAACACCAACGCCGACTGGGGCGTCATTAAACTCGACTGCACCATTGGCAACACCACCGGGTGGCTCAACTACACCGGCACGACGACCAGCCTGAACGGAACCACCGCAACTGTGCGCGGCTACCCGGGCGACAAGGCATTTGGAACCATGTGGTCCATGACGGGCACTATCGACAGCTCCGCAACCGAAAAGGTCTACTACAAGATGGACACCTACGGCGGCCAGAGCGGAGCCCCTGTGTACAACAGCTCCAACACCATTGTTGCCATCCACACCAACGGCGGCAGTTCAAACTCGGGTACCCGCATCACCCCGACCCTGGCGAACTACCTGACCTCGGTGAAGTAG
- the pcp gene encoding pyroglutamyl-peptidase I: MILLTGFEPFGGDTVNPSWLAVQRATEILQNDGYVVEAVELPCIFGESTASLNAALDRIRPDVVVCVGLAGGRGRVSLERVAINCEDARIPDNAGQRPIDQEVVHGGPAAYFSSLPIKAALRNLQIAGIKGEVSQSAGTYVCNHVFYALMHALASRPGVRGGFIHVPYLPEQLPPATATPSMPLETMAEGVALVVRTALETTADIRLPAGAIH, encoded by the coding sequence ATGATTCTCCTGACTGGCTTCGAACCCTTTGGCGGAGACACGGTCAATCCGTCGTGGCTGGCCGTGCAGCGTGCGACGGAGATACTCCAGAACGACGGCTACGTAGTGGAAGCCGTCGAGCTCCCTTGCATCTTTGGCGAGTCGACAGCATCCCTCAACGCGGCCTTGGATCGCATCCGCCCTGATGTGGTGGTTTGCGTGGGCCTTGCCGGTGGGCGTGGGCGCGTCTCGTTGGAACGGGTGGCTATCAATTGCGAAGACGCCAGGATCCCGGACAACGCCGGCCAGCGCCCCATCGACCAGGAAGTCGTCCACGGCGGGCCCGCGGCCTACTTCTCCAGCCTGCCGATCAAAGCAGCACTCAGGAACCTTCAGATCGCAGGCATCAAAGGCGAAGTTTCACAATCGGCCGGCACCTACGTCTGCAACCACGTCTTCTACGCGCTCATGCATGCGCTGGCGTCCAGGCCCGGCGTCCGCGGAGGGTTCATCCACGTCCCCTACCTTCCGGAGCAACTGCCGCCAGCCACTGCCACCCCGTCAATGCCCCTGGAAACGATGGCCGAAGGTGTTGCCTTGGTTGTTCGCACGGCGTTGGAAACGACGGCGGACATACGGCTGCCAGCAGGAGCCATCCACTAA
- a CDS encoding LysR family transcriptional regulator has product MELRLLRSFIAVAMNQNFGAAAKALSTTQSALTKQIQVLERQTASTLFTRGRHGAALTPAGEALLADAVDLVRRADALTQRMERVAAGVEGVLNVGFGMSAIDVAPRAVAAFRASHPGIDIKLEDMSSARQFAALRDGTLSVGFVRMPVPQDIAAQVIRRDQLALAIPAGGTVPEPGRKGLRAWLQNQALVRLVSARGPGLAAQTNELFMDLKCSPTTVYETSDLLTVVALVAAGAGSALVPASTSAILPDGVRLIAIDLESAIWDIGVAWLRESTNPLLPLFLGAIESRARA; this is encoded by the coding sequence ATGGAACTACGCCTTTTGCGGTCGTTTATCGCGGTTGCCATGAACCAAAACTTCGGAGCTGCTGCCAAGGCGCTGTCAACAACCCAGTCGGCCCTGACCAAGCAGATCCAGGTATTGGAACGGCAGACCGCAAGCACGCTGTTCACGCGTGGGCGCCACGGTGCAGCACTGACGCCCGCGGGAGAGGCGTTGCTGGCAGACGCGGTCGACCTTGTGCGCCGGGCAGATGCCTTGACCCAGCGTATGGAGCGGGTGGCAGCAGGTGTGGAAGGCGTGCTCAATGTGGGGTTTGGGATGTCGGCGATCGACGTAGCCCCGCGGGCTGTCGCTGCCTTCCGCGCAAGTCACCCCGGGATCGACATCAAGCTCGAAGATATGTCCTCCGCCCGGCAGTTTGCCGCACTCCGCGACGGCACGCTAAGCGTGGGATTCGTTCGCATGCCTGTTCCGCAGGACATTGCCGCGCAGGTCATTCGGCGCGATCAGCTGGCACTCGCCATCCCTGCCGGCGGGACGGTTCCCGAGCCTGGCCGGAAGGGCCTGCGGGCCTGGCTCCAGAACCAGGCTTTGGTCCGCCTCGTCTCGGCCCGCGGACCGGGCCTGGCCGCGCAGACAAACGAGCTGTTCATGGACCTGAAATGCAGCCCGACGACGGTCTACGAAACGTCGGACCTGCTGACTGTCGTGGCACTCGTGGCCGCGGGAGCGGGCTCGGCTCTGGTCCCCGCCAGCACCTCGGCTATCCTCCCCGACGGTGTGCGGCTTATCGCGATCGACCTGGAGTCCGCGATCTGGGACATAGGAGTTGCCTGGCTTCGCGAGAGCACCAACCCGCTGCTTCCCTTGTTCCTTGGAGCAATCGAGAGCCGAGCGAGGGCATGA
- the pheS gene encoding phenylalanine--tRNA ligase subunit alpha — protein sequence MTDTLPGAASPNPLDEAAITAAVEDALAAIAAASSLEELKAVRLAHTGEKSPLSLANREIGGLAKEHKAAAGKLMGSSRGRVNQALAARTEVLEAENDARILVEETVDVTAAPRRRRAGARHPLSTLQDRVSDIFVGMGWEIAEGPEVESEWFNFDALNFKPDHPAREMQDTFFVEPPEAHLLMRTHTSPVQVRSMLEREVPIYVLCPGKVFRTDELDATHTPVFHQFEGLAIDRNLSMADLRGTLEHFARQMFGDEASIRLRPNYFPFTEPSAELDIWHPGAKGGPRWIEWGGCGMVNPNVLRAAGIDPDVYSGFAFGMGIERTLMFRNEVGDMRDMIEGDVRFSEHFGMEI from the coding sequence ATGACTGACACTTTGCCAGGCGCTGCCAGCCCGAATCCGCTGGATGAAGCCGCCATCACCGCCGCCGTCGAGGACGCGCTCGCTGCCATCGCAGCAGCTTCCTCCCTCGAAGAACTCAAGGCTGTCCGCCTCGCCCACACCGGCGAGAAGTCGCCGCTGAGCCTCGCCAACCGCGAAATCGGCGGCCTGGCCAAGGAGCACAAGGCTGCTGCGGGCAAGCTCATGGGTTCCTCCCGCGGACGGGTCAACCAGGCGCTCGCAGCCCGTACCGAGGTGCTGGAAGCAGAGAACGACGCCCGCATCCTCGTCGAGGAAACCGTGGATGTCACTGCCGCGCCGCGTCGTCGCCGTGCCGGTGCCCGCCACCCCCTGTCCACCCTGCAGGACCGCGTCTCGGACATCTTCGTGGGCATGGGCTGGGAAATTGCCGAAGGCCCCGAGGTGGAGTCGGAGTGGTTCAACTTCGATGCCCTGAACTTCAAGCCGGACCACCCGGCCCGCGAAATGCAGGACACCTTCTTCGTGGAACCCCCCGAGGCGCACCTGCTCATGCGTACCCACACCTCGCCGGTGCAGGTCCGTTCCATGCTGGAACGCGAAGTGCCCATCTACGTGCTGTGCCCCGGCAAGGTGTTCCGTACCGATGAACTCGATGCCACGCACACCCCTGTCTTCCACCAGTTCGAGGGCCTGGCGATTGACAGGAACCTCAGCATGGCGGACCTTCGCGGCACTTTGGAGCACTTCGCCCGGCAGATGTTCGGCGACGAAGCCTCCATCCGCCTGCGCCCCAACTACTTCCCGTTCACGGAGCCGTCAGCGGAGCTGGACATTTGGCACCCGGGAGCCAAGGGCGGTCCGCGTTGGATCGAGTGGGGCGGCTGCGGCATGGTCAACCCCAACGTCCTCCGGGCAGCCGGCATCGATCCGGACGTCTATTCAGGTTTCGCCTTCGGCATGGGCATCGAGCGGACCCTCATGTTCCGTAATGAGGTCGGCGACATGCGCGACATGATCGAAGGCGATGTACGTTTCAGCGAGCACTTCGGGATGGAGATCTAA